From Roseofilum capinflatum BLCC-M114, one genomic window encodes:
- a CDS encoding sensor histidine kinase has product MDNKAEILAIDDTPANLRVVADVLSPVGYIVATVTSGERALKRLQNYIPDLILLDIQMPGIDGFETCRKIKENPDTASIPIIFLTALSDDESIRKGFALGAVDYITKPFREVEMLARVKTHLQLRNFMAQLEEQVQRRTADLSRALEELRSSHMQLVQQEKMATLGNLVAGVAHEINNPLGFIGGNLSMLEECFLDLTEVLKGYRQECHEPSPQLAETIQEVDLDFLLEDVPKNIASMQKGLKRIANISTSLRTFSRSDTEVKTEFNLHEGLESTLLILKYRLKANDNRPAIEVVKNYGDLPEIKCYPGQINQVFMNILANAIDTLDEKSQSKTFEELEENHNCITIFTEISEDKKNVRIKIMDNGMGIPESVKEKIFEQGFTTKKVGKGTGLGMAIACEIIKEKHGGTITCSSELGQGTEFVISLPCHE; this is encoded by the coding sequence ATGGACAATAAAGCCGAAATTTTAGCTATTGACGATACACCCGCAAATTTGCGTGTAGTCGCCGATGTCTTATCTCCTGTGGGCTATATTGTGGCGACGGTTACCAGTGGCGAGCGTGCCCTCAAGCGCCTACAAAACTATATACCCGATCTGATTCTCCTCGACATTCAGATGCCGGGTATCGATGGTTTTGAAACCTGTCGAAAAATCAAGGAAAACCCCGATACAGCCAGTATTCCCATCATTTTTCTGACCGCCCTATCCGATGATGAGAGTATTCGCAAAGGATTTGCCCTTGGAGCGGTTGATTACATTACCAAACCCTTTCGCGAAGTGGAAATGCTGGCGCGGGTGAAAACCCATTTACAGTTGCGAAACTTCATGGCACAACTAGAGGAACAAGTCCAGCGTCGCACGGCTGATTTAAGCCGAGCGCTGGAGGAACTGCGATCGTCGCACATGCAATTGGTTCAACAGGAAAAAATGGCCACCTTGGGGAATCTTGTCGCTGGGGTTGCTCATGAAATTAATAATCCCTTGGGGTTTATTGGTGGCAATCTCTCCATGCTGGAAGAATGTTTTCTCGATCTGACGGAGGTTCTCAAAGGCTATCGCCAAGAATGTCATGAACCGAGTCCTCAACTGGCAGAAACGATTCAAGAGGTAGATCTCGATTTTTTGCTGGAGGATGTTCCTAAAAATATTGCCTCCATGCAAAAAGGATTGAAACGAATTGCTAATATTAGTACCTCTTTGCGAACCTTTTCCCGTAGTGATACAGAGGTCAAAACTGAGTTCAATTTGCATGAAGGACTTGAGAGTACCTTACTAATCTTAAAATATCGCCTCAAAGCCAATGATAACCGCCCTGCTATTGAAGTCGTCAAAAATTATGGCGATCTTCCAGAAATCAAATGCTATCCGGGTCAGATCAATCAAGTTTTTATGAATATATTGGCCAATGCGATCGACACTCTCGATGAAAAGAGTCAATCAAAAACGTTTGAAGAACTGGAAGAAAACCATAATTGTATTACTATTTTTACAGAAATCAGTGAAGACAAAAAGAATGTAAGGATTAAAATTATGGATAATGGGATGGGAATACCAGAATCGGTGAAAGAAAAGATATTTGAGCAGGGATTTACAACAAAAAAAGTGGGGAAAGGAACGGGTTTGGGGATGGCGATCGCCTGTGAGATTATCAAAGAAAAACATGGTGGCACAATTACCTGTTCTTCAGAATTGGGACAAGGCACAGAATTTGTGATTTCCCTTCCTTGTCATGAGTAA
- the deoC gene encoding deoxyribose-phosphate aldolase yields MALDYSDYSDIDIADYIEHSLLHPTATPEQVQQWCEQAMAMRFPTVCVPPVYVRQTADILQGKSTKVCTVIGFPTGATTPGVKLYEAQEAVEHGAVELDVVMNIGLLKAGKTEEVHREMAQICEETGQTVKAILEMTVLTDAEKRLAAELCLDAGVAFLKTSTGWQGGATVEDVKLLKSVSRGNVGIKAAGGIRNLEQAYALIEAGATRLGTSRGMMLIEEREMVMGNGG; encoded by the coding sequence ATGGCTTTAGACTATTCAGACTATTCAGATATTGATATTGCTGACTATATCGAACATTCTCTGTTGCACCCCACCGCAACACCGGAGCAGGTGCAACAATGGTGCGAACAGGCTATGGCGATGAGGTTTCCTACGGTTTGCGTGCCTCCGGTTTATGTGCGGCAAACGGCGGATATTTTGCAGGGAAAATCGACGAAAGTCTGTACGGTGATTGGCTTTCCGACGGGTGCAACGACTCCAGGGGTGAAGCTCTATGAAGCGCAGGAAGCGGTGGAACATGGAGCTGTAGAGTTAGATGTGGTGATGAATATTGGCTTACTGAAGGCGGGAAAAACGGAAGAGGTGCATCGGGAAATGGCCCAAATTTGTGAGGAAACGGGGCAAACGGTGAAGGCGATTTTGGAAATGACGGTGTTGACGGATGCGGAAAAACGATTAGCGGCTGAACTGTGTTTGGATGCGGGGGTGGCGTTCTTGAAAACGAGTACGGGTTGGCAAGGGGGGGCAACGGTGGAGGATGTGAAGCTGTTGAAGTCTGTGAGCCGGGGGAATGTGGGAATTAAGGCTGCTGGTGGGATTCGCAATTTAGAGCAAGCTTATGCCTTAATTGAGGCTGGAGCAACCCGGTTGGGGACTTCGCGGGGGATGATGCTCATAGAGGAGCGGGAGATGGTAATGGGTAATGGGGGATAG